The following are from one region of the Nicotiana tabacum cultivar K326 chromosome 3, ASM71507v2, whole genome shotgun sequence genome:
- the LOC107804122 gene encoding uncharacterized protein LOC107804122, which yields MTEDSELWNVICDGLFIPMKTIGEPAVTIPKTRKEYNDTDHKSIEKNFQAKKILVYGIGPNEYTRISACQSTKEIWEALQTAHEGTTQVKMKDDESIQDMHTRFTSIINEIHSLGEINPRNKLVRKILSALPGSWESKVNAITEAKDLQKLTIDELIGNLKTYEMMKKKDHKRRERKREKNLVLMTDNNDSSGEDVDMAYLKKRFQKIVRRNGGIPNRGSSSKPRGYDLCHKCGKLVHFIKDFPLHKQDQYKHKIDKVAKRNPVPNKIFKRKDVADNVVKHALDAWRDSSSESGKDDEKGGSSMMAVESEEAEYDSIFALMANSDDDEIYDKGNKVEFVSKICTVTSLVTGEVIPMAKRYKDIYVTNFESLHNGDLTCLSAVDDDAELWHRRLGNACCTLLNKLVKKDLIRSFFKSKKEVSTSRPLDLLHMDLCGPMRVPSRGGKKYIIVIVDDYSRFTRTLYLRTKYETFLVFAAFVKTIQVKMSDNVVSIRSDHGTEFDNASCKVAATVPLHERNKANIAAVTLWGLPLYQMCMHHPSDITWGQARE from the exons ATGACTGAAGATTCAGAACTCTGGAATGTTATCTgtgatggtcttttcattcctATGAAGACCATAGGTGAACCAGCAGTGACAATTCCCAAAACAAGAAAGGAATACAATGATACTGACCACAAGTCTATAGAGAAGAATTTTCAAGCAAAAAAAATCCTCGTCTATGGCATTGGACCAAATGAATACACTAGGATTTCTGCCTGTCAATCTACCAAAGAGATCTGGGAAGCTCTCCAAACAGCACACGAAGGGACAACTCAAGTCAA gatgaaggatgatgagtccattCAGGACATGCACACTCGCTTCACCTCTATCATCAATGAGATTCATTCTCTGGGTGAGATTAATCCAAGGAACAAACTTGTCAGGAAAATACTCAGTGCATTACCTGGTTCCTGGGAAAGCAAAGTTAATGCTATCACGGAGGCAAAGGATCTACAAAAGTTaaccattgatgaactcattggcAATCTAAAGACTTatgagatgatgaagaagaaggatcATAAGAGAAGAGAGCGAAaaagggagaagaacctggtcctcatGACAGACAACAATGACTCAAGTGGTGAGGATGTTGATATGGCCTATCTAAAAAAAAGATTTCAGAAGATAGTTCGCAGAAATGGAGGTATTCCAAATAGGGGCAGCTCCAGCAAGCCAAGAGGCTATGACTTATGTCATAAGTGCGGGAAGCTAGTgcatttcatcaaggattttccTCTCCACAAGCAAGACCAGTACAAACACAAAATAGATAAAGTAgccaagaggaacccggttcctaaCAAAATATTCAAGAGAAAAGATGTCGCTGATAATGTTGTGAAACATGCTCTTGATGCATGGCGAGACTCTTCCAGCGAATCTGGAAAAGATGATGAGAAAGGTGGTAGCTCTATGATGGCAGTAGAAAGTGAAGAAGCTGAGTATGACTCCATTTTTGCCCTGATGGCAAATTCAgatgatgatgag ATCTATGACAAAGGCaacaaggtggaatttgtgtcaaaAATCTGCACAGTCACAAGCCTTGTGACTGGTGAAGTGATCCCGATGGCAAAAAGATACAAAGACATCTATGTCACTAATTTTGAGTCCCTACATAATGGGGATCTCACATGTCTGAGTGCTGTGGATGATGATGCTGAATTGTGGCACAGAAGGTTAGGCAATGCATGTTGTACATTGCTGAACAAATTggtcaagaaggacctg ATCAGGTCCTTCTTCAAATCCAAAAAGGAAGTAAgcacctcaaggccacttgatctcctcCATATGGATCTATGCGGACCTATGAGAGtgccaagtagaggaggaaagaagtacatcATCGTCATAGTAGATGACTACTCAAGATTCACAAGGACGCTGTACCTCAGAACCAAATATGAGACTTTTCTAGTGTTTGCTGCTTTTGTGAAAACAATCCAAGTAAAGATGAGCGATAATGTTGTGAGTATAAGATCTGATCATGGCACAGAATTTGACAATGCAAG CTGTAAAGTTGCTGCAACTGTTCCTCTGCACGAACGCAACAAAGCAAACATTGCAGCAGTCACTTTATGGGGATTGCCTTTGTACCAAATGTGCATGCATCATCCAAGTGACATCACTTGG GGGCAGGCTCGTGAATAA